From the Neobacillus sp. PS3-34 genome, the window GCATTGCCCCTGTCATAAATGGAGCGAAAAACTGGTTTAAAGTTCCTGGGATGGGCTCGCTGCAGCCATCAGAATTCGTTAAAGTATTTATTATTTTGGCGATTGCCAAGGTAATTGAAGAGCATCATCAAAAAAATCCGGTAAAAACGCATGGAACCGATTTATGGCTATTAGGTAAGATGGGCATAGTGACAATGGTGCCTCTCATGCTCATTATCAAGCAGGACTTGGGAACGGCTCTTGTTTTTCTGGCCATTCTGATTGGAATGATCTTTATATCAGGAATCTCGTGGAAAATCCTTCTTCCTATTTTTTCATCAGGAATCGTGTTAATTTCAAGCATTTTTTACCTGGTATTATGGAAGCCAGATCTTTTAGATAAGTATTTAGGCGTAAAAACCTATCAATTGGATCGTATTTATTCCTGGATCGATCCTTATAATAATCAAAGTACAACAGGATTTCAGCTTACAAGATCACTGCTTGCTATCGGCTCTGGAGAGACTGGCGGAAAAGGCTATGGCCACCGTGACGTATATTTACCTGAAAGCCATACAGACTTTATTTTCAGTGTAGTGGGAGAACAGTTTGGATTTATAGGTGCGAGTATCCTGATAAGCCTATTTTTTCTTCTGATCTACCATATTACAAAGGTAGGCATGGAAACGAAAAATGATTTTTATACCTATCTTTGTGTGGGTGTTATCAGCATGATTACCTTCCACGTCTTCCAGAATATTGGAATGACCATCGGTCTTTTGCCGATTACCGGTATCCCTCTTCCCTTCATTAGCTATGGGGGAAGCTCGCTGATGGGGAACATGCTGTGCTTGGGGTTGATATTTTCCATCCGGTATCATTATAAAAAATATATGTTCTCTACAACTGCTTAACTAAAAAGGTGATACCATTTTAAGATGGTATCACCTTTTTATTCTATTACTCCCGATTCAGTTATCTTAACCTTAGCCTGGACTTTAATTTTTAATTTTTGATAATCCTCGTTCCACCATTTTTTATAATCGAAATGCCTCGTATGGCTTTTTACAAAGTGGCCATATCCGACTGGATCAATACGCTCATTCTGAAATCTCTTTGAAAGCTTAAGGCATTCCTTTTCAATTTCCTTTTGCATCGTTTTTTCTATATTGGCCAATTCTGATGATGTGGTATTCTTACCAGAGAATTCATTAAGTACCGCTTTAATTTTTATCTTCACAAGAACTTCATTAGGATTTCTGCGGACCAGCTTCATTGAATTTTTGGAATGAATGCTTTGAATCGCCGCAATTTCTTTTCCAATATTTACTTTAAGCGTTCCTTCACTGTATTTATCGACAAGCAGTTTGAAATAAAACATTCTGCCGGCGGGAAGTGTGTCGACCACTTTGTCGCGTTGGAAGAAGCTGAGTCCGCTGATTTCAATCTGATTTTTTCCTATTTTTGTCAATTCGGGAAGATATCCGGTTTTTCCTGTTTGGTAAAAATCAAATAAAAAAAGCTGAAGATTTGTTTTAGGAAGATCTTTGGTTTTCATATTATGGCGGATCAGATTTGAAATATAAATGCCATTCCCTCGGTTCCCATAATCGCCTTCTATTAAATCCTTTGCTTCACCTTTTGTGACGGCGAAGTACAAAGATGATCCAATGCTGGCATCTCTCTGTAAAGAATCAATCAAACCTTGAAGTCCTTTTTTCGCCAATTTTTCTCCAAACAGAACAACTTCAAGGCTGCCCGTTACGATGGGGTCTGGGGTTTGCCGCTGAATATCTCTTAAAAAATCGCGGCTTAACAAAGAAGTGGCCGAAAAGGTTTTGTTTTTTACTGCCTTATCCGGCATATAGACAGGGACCAGTGCGGTACCACGAATTCTCTTTCCCCCAATGTAATCATAGGCAGCGCCGGTTTCAAGATTAACATCATCCAATATTTCCTTTTGTACGCATCCTGTAAGAATGGTGGATATTATAAAAAGATAGAGGACAACTTTCCTCATTTTTTCTTCACCTTCTTCATGATAAGCATCACAAAAAAGAGCAAGGGGATGTAGCCATAATTAACGAAAAAAGCAATCTTGCCAACATAATCAATCAGGGTATTGATTTGAGTCCTTGTCTGAAAAAAATTAATCGTGATCAAACAGATTAGAGAAAGTATCAATAATCCATTTTTTTGCTTAATTTTTGTTACTCTTTTTAAAATTCTGCTGGCACACCACAGGACAATACAAATATTAGGAAGGATGATTAAATTCCAATTGGCAATCCCGATGTATTCAAACCTTTCTACAAAGGGCATTTGGACAATCTTCCACATTGTCAGGGTAGCCCAAACATTTTTTTGCAGCTGTCTTTCCGAAAAGTAGGCAAAGGTTGTAACCGCCAGAATCGTATAAAGAAAAGTAGTATAAAGGACGCCCAGATGAGCCCATTTCTTGGACTTTGCAGGATCTTTAATAAACGGATAAAAATAGAGCAGTATTTCATATCCTAAATAAGTGAATGACATATGATAGGAAGCAGAGGCCAGGTCTTTTATCGAATGGTCAAAAATAGGAAGCAGATTTTTGAAATCTGCATAAGGAAAAGTAAAGAAAAAGGTTAAAATTAAATAGGCAGGCAAAGTGACACCAAAGAATGCCACTCCTGTCACGGTTCTAAAACCGCCAAAGATAATATAAATAACAGCACCAAAAAAAGCCAGAGAAAACCAAAAGGTGCTGAAATCCTGAAACATCCATACTTGAATGACTTCAATAAATCCCCTTAATATCGAAACGCCAATCAAACACAAGTATAAAACAAATGGAAGGGACAGCAATTTGCCTATCTTTTGCCCGAAAACAAACGAATGGACCGAAACAATGTCCCCGTTTGCAGTTTCGGCAATTTTATACATCATCCAAATGAGGATATGTACGGTTAAACCGGCAAATATGACGGAAATCCAGGCGTCATATCCTGCAGTCATCGCGATGATACGCTGAAAACCGAGAACCCCAATGCCTACCTGCATAGAATGGACTAGGAAAAAAACAAGAAAGGGTGATATTTTTGCTTTTTCAGGTATTGATGTCTCCATAGTCCTTCCGTGCCTCCTATTCGTCAATATCTTTTTTTACTTTTTTCTCGGAAGGTGAATAACGAACTGGATTTTGAGTTCTTAAAACCTGTGGCCTTAATGACTGCTTGCTAAAGGGGAGCCTGATGATCGCATCTTTTAAGTCTCCAAATCTTGGCGGATATAATGGCTCTAAAAAAGGTCTGTTTAGAGAAGTGAGCCTTATTAAGTGAGTCATTAGGAGACAAAAGCAAAAAACGATACCAAGCAGACCCCATAGTTCCGCAAATATCAAAAATGGAAAGCGCAGTAAACGGATTGCGTTGCCCATTTTATACACCGGTGTCGTAAAGGATGCAAGTGCAGCAAGTGCCACGATAATCAATAGTACATTGCTGGTCAGTCCCGCTTCTACGGAAGCTGTTCCGATTACGATACCGCCAACGATACCGATTGTCTGGCCGACCTTTGTAGGGAGCCGTGCCCCTGCTTCTCTCAGCAGCTCGATTGTCAGTTCTAAAAAAAGTGCCTCCAGTATAGGCGGAAGGGGAATTTCCCGCCGGGAGGTTACCAATGTGTTCATCAGATCCTTGGGAATCAATTCGTAATGGTAGGACAATGTCGCTACGTAAATGGGTGTGACTAAAATCGAAAATGCTACGGCAAAAAGCCGGATCAGCCGGAAAAAGGATGAAAGCATCCAGTTTAAAAAATAATCCTCAAACGAACTGAAGAATTCAACGAGCGTTGTCGGAGCTATAAGGGCATGTGGGGAGCCGTCGACGAATACGGCAATCTTCCCTTCTGCCAAAATCGCCGTAACCCTGTCTGGCCTTTCTGTATCTAGAAGCTGTGGAAACGGCGAATTTTTGTTGTCAGAAATTAATTGAACGATGTATGAGCTATCCGTAATGGCATCGAATTCTGTACTTTTTATTCGTTCGGTGATGGTTTGGACATTTTCAGCATTTGTAATGCCGTCAATATGCAGGATCGCCACTTTCGTTTTTGAAAGGCTGCCAACCGTCACCTCTTCAATAATCAGTTCTTTGATCGGAAGTCGTTTGCGAATCAAATTTAAATTATGCTCCAATGATTCAACAAAAGCTTCCTTCGGCCGATTACACTAAATTCAACCTCAGGCTGTGTGATAGCCCTGACAACTTCTTTTTGTGCCGCAATAAAGGCAAAGTTCTGGCTGTCTGATTCTATTGTTAATAGAACATAGCCATTAAACAGTTTTTGTTCAATTTCAGCAGGATCGTTGTTAATCTGCACATCTGCGAGCGCGATAATTTTCTTTACATCCTCTATGCACTCAAATGGTTTCTCCAGTAAATAGGGAAGCGCATTCTCCTGTAATATACTTTCATCAACGAGCGTAGAGATAAATGATAAACAAAAACGGCGGTTTGTTTTTTGATTAATGTAATAAACTTTCTTAAAATCATTTGAACGCTTTAAATACTCTTCCAGCTCCAGCTTTGCTTCCCTTGGTGCCTTTTTCTTTGAAAACCAGCTTTTCATGTTGTTTCACCGCCGTATTCAGCATTACATTTATTGTTACCTTTTATGGAAGGAATATGAATTATAATTGCGAATAAGTGTAAAACTCCCTGTAAAATGGACAAAACTTGTTGACCCATTAAAATAGATGTAAAATTTTTCAGTGGATAGGAGAGGTGAATAATAATGAAGGATTTTAATGAACAATTTGAAGCATTACTTGAAAAGTACGAAGAGCTGCTTTTAGGAAGCACGGATATTGAACTGCGAGAAAAAGTTAAAAAGTGGTCTTTATATACACATATAGCAAAATCAATGCCAGCTCTTGTTAAGCATTGGAATGAGCTCTATCCAGAAGCGAAGGAAGAGATGAAACAGATTGTAAATGAAATTAAAGAGCTGAATGAAAAGCACCGCAGTTTACAGAAAAAATAATGGATGCAAGTAAACAGAGGACCAGGCTAATTGCCTGGTCCTCTGTTTCAGGTTGGAGTTCTATTGAAGGTTATTTCCATACGGAAACTGATTGGTATAGCCCTGGAACTGCTGATAGGACTGCTGAAGCTTTTGCTGTTCGGCAGCCTCGATTTTGTACCAGCCTTTTTTAAACATCAGATTGTATAGGTCACGCTGGCATTTTTCTGTTTCGCTGAAAATTGCCATAATATCCTGATACAGACCATCATGGCTGGCTTCATGCATGGCAATGGAATAGGAAGTGGTCAAATACTTTTCCTGTGCCAGCAGGTCATTGATAAAATCGCGATCGTTCATTTGCGGGGTTTTCGGAATCTGTGATTCAGGATTTTGGATTTTTTGCTGATTAGGATTTTGATTCATGTCAATATCTCCTCCGCTAGTTGTCTTTACTGCTGCAAGTTGTTGTTCGGCTGCTGCTGGTTTAAATGGGATTGAAGATGGCCTAGGATCTGCTGGTAATGGCGCTGATGCATTTGTCCGCATTTTTCCATTTCAGTTTTAAGCTCCTGATCCTGGCACTGCTGAGCAAAAAAATGAGATTTTTTTGCGGCTAATAGATTCCATGACATCATGTCTGTTAAATAAAGCGAGTCTTTGGAAGAAATGACAGCGGGGGGTGTTTGCATGATCCCCTGTTGATTTTGCATATTCATATTTTGCTGCTGCATAAAAGTTCCTCCTGAATGATGATTTAATACATGCTTTTATAGGTTGCCACCGTGTAATTTTTCTATGCGGAAGCAAAAGAATAAGCACGGTAAAACAAAAAAATTTAATTATATTCAAAAAACATTAAAAATGATAAAATGATTTTGAAAACCCTTGCATTACAAGGGAGTATGGCAGAAGACTAAAAAATTTTAATTATTGTTGCAATCGTTTACAAGGGGGAAATAGGATGGAACAGGTAATGAAGAACTTTTTTCTTTTTTTATCAAAGAATAGATCGCTAACGAAGATGGCCAAAAAATACGGACTTCGCTTCGGAGCAGGCCGTTTTGTTGCGGGCGAGACAATTGACCAGGCGGTTCAAGTAATTAAGGACCTCAACCAAAAAGGCTTGGCAGTAACAATAGATTATCTGGGTGAGTTCGTGGATAATGCTGCAGAAGCAAATGAAATGGCTGATAATTCAATCAAGGCAATCCATGCGATTGGTCGTGAAGGGTTAAATTCACAGCTATCTCTTAAAATGACATCCATAGGCATTGATATTTCTGATGAGCTTGTGATGAATAATATGCGCCGCATTCTTGAAGCAGCAAAAGAATACAATATTTTTGTGACCATTGATATGGAGGATTACTCCCGCTGCCAAAAAACAATCGAAGTTTTTAAAGAACTGAGAAAAGAGTTTGATAATGTCGGCACTGTCTTACAGGCTTATTTGTTCCGCGTTGAAAACGATGTGGAGGATTTGAACGCATACCATCCAAACCTGCGCCTTGTAAAAGGGGCATATAAGGAATCTCCTGAAGTTGCCTTCCCAGAAAAGAAGGATGTGGATGAGAACTATAAAAAAATCATTAAACAGCATCTTTTAAATGGCAATTATACCGCGATCGCTTCACATGATGAGGCGATAATTGAGTATACGAAGCAGCTTGTTAAAGAGCATAATATACCAAATAATCAATTTGAATTCCAAATGCTTTATGGAATCCGCCCGGAAAGACAATTGGAATTAGTAAAAGAGGGCTATACAATGCGCGTTTACGTTCCATTTGGAACAGACTGGTACGGCTATTTTATGCGCCGTCTGGCTGAGCGCCCAGCGAACGTTGCATTCGTTCTAAAAGGAATGGTTAAGAAATAAAAAACGGCAAGGCCTGTTTTTTATTTCTTTTTATATTGGTTATTCTGGCTGTTTACTTTTCCGCCGCCGTCATTTTCAATATTTGGCAGGCATTGCCTTTAACACTGGCAGCACTTATTCCCGCCCTGGACGGATCTTTCTTTACTCTTGCCATGATTATCACCTCATAAATAGCGTTCCCACCGAATAAAAATATTAAGCCGAATTATAAAAAAAGACTTTTCGAAAAATTTTTATTTTTCCACTCCTTAATTATTGCGTAAATTTTTAAAATATTTTATATTAATTAATAAGCAGATCTCATTCAGAAGGAAATTTTTTTTGATAATAAAATGAATGAGTATTCATTCAACAAATGCCGAAGGGGGAGACAAAGGTGATCCAACTTATAAAAAAGGCTGCGGTGCTTGGTTCAGGAGTTATGGGCTCAGGCATTGCTGCACACTTAGCTAACATAGGCATTCCGACGCTATTATTGGACATTGTACCGCGTGAACTAACAGAAGAAGAAAAATCGAAGGGGCTGACTTTGGAAGATAAGCAGGTCAGAAACAGAATCAGTACGGTTTCGATCCAAAAACTTTTAAAGCAGAAGCCAGCACCATTAACCTCTAAAAGTAACCTTTCATTGATCGAAGCTGGAAACCTGGAAGACGACTTAAGCAAATTAAGCGAGGTTGACTGGATTATTGAAGTGGTGGTTGAAAACCTGAATGTAAAAAAGCAGGTATTTGAAAAAGTCGACCAATACCGAAAGCCGGGAAGCATTGTAAGCTCGAATACATCGGGTATTTCCGTGGAGGCGATGGTGGAAGGGCGTTCGGCTGACTTCCAAAAACACTTCCTTGGCACGCATTTCTTTAACCCGCCGCGATATCTCAAGCTTCTTGAAGTCATTCCAACGAAGTATACCGATCCTGGTATCCTTTCTTTCATGAAAGAATTCGGTGAGGATGTATTAGGAAAAGGTGTCGTCTTCGCAAAGGATACGCCGAACTTTAT encodes:
- a CDS encoding spore coat protein — encoded protein: MNQNPNQQKIQNPESQIPKTPQMNDRDFINDLLAQEKYLTTSYSIAMHEASHDGLYQDIMAIFSETEKCQRDLYNLMFKKGWYKIEAAEQQKLQQSYQQFQGYTNQFPYGNNLQ
- a CDS encoding DUF2573 family protein, with translation MMKDFNEQFEALLEKYEELLLGSTDIELREKVKKWSLYTHIAKSMPALVKHWNELYPEAKEEMKQIVNEIKELNEKHRSLQKK
- a CDS encoding FtsW/RodA/SpoVE family cell cycle protein → MTSNKNTTSKLDYNLVFIVFLLFLASCISIYSAQSTGQYKENFLLKQIVWYAVGGGIIAGVITLDSDQLKKLTWYAYGFGLFLLVLLIIAPPSIAPVINGAKNWFKVPGMGSLQPSEFVKVFIILAIAKVIEEHHQKNPVKTHGTDLWLLGKMGIVTMVPLMLIIKQDLGTALVFLAILIGMIFISGISWKILLPIFSSGIVLISSIFYLVLWKPDLLDKYLGVKTYQLDRIYSWIDPYNNQSTTGFQLTRSLLAIGSGETGGKGYGHRDVYLPESHTDFIFSVVGEQFGFIGASILISLFFLLIYHITKVGMETKNDFYTYLCVGVISMITFHVFQNIGMTIGLLPITGIPLPFISYGGSSLMGNMLCLGLIFSIRYHYKKYMFSTTA
- a CDS encoding Ger(x)C family spore germination protein is translated as MRKVVLYLFIISTILTGCVQKEILDDVNLETGAAYDYIGGKRIRGTALVPVYMPDKAVKNKTFSATSLLSRDFLRDIQRQTPDPIVTGSLEVVLFGEKLAKKGLQGLIDSLQRDASIGSSLYFAVTKGEAKDLIEGDYGNRGNGIYISNLIRHNMKTKDLPKTNLQLFLFDFYQTGKTGYLPELTKIGKNQIEISGLSFFQRDKVVDTLPAGRMFYFKLLVDKYSEGTLKVNIGKEIAAIQSIHSKNSMKLVRRNPNEVLVKIKIKAVLNEFSGKNTTSSELANIEKTMQKEIEKECLKLSKRFQNERIDPVGYGHFVKSHTRHFDYKKWWNEDYQKLKIKVQAKVKITESGVIE
- a CDS encoding proline dehydrogenase, with protein sequence MEQVMKNFFLFLSKNRSLTKMAKKYGLRFGAGRFVAGETIDQAVQVIKDLNQKGLAVTIDYLGEFVDNAAEANEMADNSIKAIHAIGREGLNSQLSLKMTSIGIDISDELVMNNMRRILEAAKEYNIFVTIDMEDYSRCQKTIEVFKELRKEFDNVGTVLQAYLFRVENDVEDLNAYHPNLRLVKGAYKESPEVAFPEKKDVDENYKKIIKQHLLNGNYTAIASHDEAIIEYTKQLVKEHNIPNNQFEFQMLYGIRPERQLELVKEGYTMRVYVPFGTDWYGYFMRRLAERPANVAFVLKGMVKK
- a CDS encoding GerAB/ArcD/ProY family transporter; amino-acid sequence: METSIPEKAKISPFLVFFLVHSMQVGIGVLGFQRIIAMTAGYDAWISVIFAGLTVHILIWMMYKIAETANGDIVSVHSFVFGQKIGKLLSLPFVLYLCLIGVSILRGFIEVIQVWMFQDFSTFWFSLAFFGAVIYIIFGGFRTVTGVAFFGVTLPAYLILTFFFTFPYADFKNLLPIFDHSIKDLASASYHMSFTYLGYEILLYFYPFIKDPAKSKKWAHLGVLYTTFLYTILAVTTFAYFSERQLQKNVWATLTMWKIVQMPFVERFEYIGIANWNLIILPNICIVLWCASRILKRVTKIKQKNGLLILSLICLITINFFQTRTQINTLIDYVGKIAFFVNYGYIPLLFFVMLIMKKVKKK